The genomic interval CAAGGCTTCAGCCTTGCTGATACCGAAAAGCCGCAACCCTGAAGGGTTGCCCTACAACTCAATGAAAACATAAAAAACCCAAACATCGACAATCTTTTGTCGATGTTATAGGTGTAAGCGCCTAACAGCATAATGAAGCGATAAGGACATTCATGAAGCAGTTTCTACAAAAAATATTCTTCCCGGGAGTATGGCTCAAGACCCTTGCCGCGGGTCTTCTCGTCATTGTTGTCATCGTTCTCGTCGGCGGGGAGATCCACCGCCGGGTCATTCTTTCGAGGGTGGTGACACAAGGGCAGGTCGAGGCGGGATGGAATGCAGCAGGCATCACGCTTGCGGAGCACAGGATCCAACCGAAGGAAAATTTCTGGAAAGTTGCGAAAGAATACGGTGTGGACATCGATACCATTGTGGGTGCGAACCCCGGTCTCGAAAAACTGCACGCGGCACTGGGCCAGACGATCCGCGTGCCGAACCGAAAAGGAGTGGTCCACCTGACCGCGGGACAGGAGACCGTGAACACGATTTCGGCGCTCTACACCGTTGCTCCGGAAACCATCGCCGCCGTGAACAACCTGGGACCGAAGCACATTCTCGTGCCTGGCCTGGAGCTGTTTGTCCCTGAGGTGAAACCGGTTTATCTGAGCGAAGAGATGAGACGGCACTTCAGCCTGCGAGGCATGTTCAGTTCCCCGCTGCCCGGCAGGATCACCTCGGGCATGGGTACGCGCACGCACCCGGTGGGCGGATTTCTTGGTAAACACACCGGTGTCGATTTGGCGGCGGGAGAGGGGACTCGCATCGCAGCCTCGGCCGCGGGCACGGTGCTCCAGACCGGCGAAGGCGAGTACATCGGCAAATTCGTTATTCTATCGCACAAGGACTCGTACACCACGCTCTACGGACACTGCTC from Nitrospirota bacterium carries:
- a CDS encoding M23 family metallopeptidase, producing the protein MKQFLQKIFFPGVWLKTLAAGLLVIVVIVLVGGEIHRRVILSRVVTQGQVEAGWNAAGITLAEHRIQPKENFWKVAKEYGVDIDTIVGANPGLEKLHAALGQTIRVPNRKGVVHLTAGQETVNTISALYTVAPETIAAVNNLGPKHILVPGLELFVPEVKPVYLSEEMRRHFSLRGMFSSPLPGRITSGMGTRTHPVGGFLGKHTGVDLAAGEGTRIAASAAGTVLQTGEGEYIGKFVILSHKDSYTTLYGHCSQILAATGKTVKKGQIIAMAGQTGRTTGPHLHFEIRKNGIPQDPLKYLW